One genomic window of Elaeis guineensis isolate ETL-2024a chromosome 2, EG11, whole genome shotgun sequence includes the following:
- the LOC105049733 gene encoding G-type lectin S-receptor-like serine/threonine-protein kinase At2g19130, which produces MALPKTSSPFSLPSFSLLLFILFLALQTPLSFSSDTISANSSISGDRQLTSKGGNFVLGFFSPANSSKYYIAIWYKKVSQPTSVWVANRETPVSDPTKSELKLSEDGNLVLLNESKAQIWSTSASISTNSTVAVLQDTGNLVLAEGSNSSRILWQSFDHPTNTWLPGGKLGLNKVTKQNQRLISWKSSADPAPGIFSLELDPNGSSQYFIQWNKSVSYWTSGTWNGRIFSGVPEMNENYLNYDFTYVNNTDESYFTYYSVKSDSVISRFIMDLSGQIKQLTWMENSQEWILFWSQPRAQCEVHSLCGPFGSCNENGLPFCRCVKGFAARNETEWDLEDRTGGCVRNTPLQCSSNSSVHVEKDKFYEMESMRWPLNPQNVDVGSLEDCESACLNNCSCTAYSFGGGCSVWYRDLINLQGQYNGPKGGTLYLRLAASELPDPTSKKRTVSGDVAGVVAGLFVCVVIVWVGIWRRRKRRMIRAAKAVGRTLVPFRYSDLQHFTKNFSEKLGGGGFGSVFKGFLPDSTAIAVKKLEGLCLHGEKQFRAEVSTIGTVQHINLVHLLGFCSEGTRRLLVYEFMPKGSLDAQLFHNNSMVLDWNKRYQIALGIARGLAYLHEKCRDCIIHCDIKPENILLDAAFVPKVADFGLAKLLGRDFSRVLTTTRGTIGYLAPEWITGVAITAKADVYSYGMMLFEIISGRRNLEQTEEGKATYFPTLAANRLMQGDVQGLVDHRLGDDVNIEELETACKIACWCVQDDESSRPTMGHVVQILEGFHEINVPPIPRSLQILVEGLENINFSSDMPITTSTVSQVRSAAPRSSSV; this is translated from the coding sequence ATGGCTCTTCCCAAAACTTCGTCCCCCTTTTCTCTtccttccttctctctcctcCTGTTCATCCTCTTCTTAGCTCTCCAAACCCCTCTATCCTTCTCATCTGACACCATCTCTGCCAACTCCTCCATCTCAGGAGACCGGCAGCTAACCTCCAAAGGAGGCAACTTTGTTCTGGGCTTCTTCTCTCCAGCCAACTCCTCCAAGTACTACATAGCCATCTGGTACAAAAAAGTCTCACAGCCAACCTCCGTCTGGGTAGCCAACAGAGAAACCCCTGTCTCAGACCCCACCAAATCCGAGCTCAAGCTCTCTGAAGATGGAAACTTGGTACTCCTCAACGAGTCCAAAGCCCAAATTTGGTCCACTAGTGCCAGCATCTCCACCAATTCCACAGTAGCGGTTCTCCAAGACACTGGAAACCTTGTGCTGGCAGAGGGCTCCAACTCCTCCAGGATCTTGTGGCAGAGCTTCGACCACCCCACCAATACGTGGCTTCCCGGAGGCAAGCTCGGCCTGAACAAGGTGACCAAACAGAACCAGCGCCTCATCTCCTGGAAGAGCTCAGCTGACCCAGCTCCTGGGATCTTCTCCCTTGAGCTCGACCCCAATGGAAGCAGCCAGTACTTCATTCAATGGAATAAGTCTGTCTCGTACTGGACCAGTGGGACTTGGAATGGACGCATCTTTAGTGGAGTGCCGGAGATGAACGAGAATTATTTAAACTACGACTTCACTTACGTTAACAATACAGACGAGAGCTACTTCACTTATTATTCTGTTAAATCTGATTCGGTCATCTCGAGGTTTATAATGGATCTGTCGGGGCAGATCAAGCAGTTGACGTGGATGGAAAATTCCCAGGAGTGGATACTGTTCTGGTCCCAGCCAAGAGCGCAGTGCGAAGTGCATTCTCTGTGCGGGCCGTTCGGGAGCTGCAACGAGAACGGCCTTCCATTCTGCAGATGCGTCAAGGGTTTTGCGGCGCGGAACGAGACCGAATGGGATTTGGAGGATCGAACAGGGGGTTGCGTGAGGAACACTCCATTGCAGTGTAGTAGCAACAGCTCCGTGCATGTCGAGAAAGATAAGTTTTATGAGATGGAGAGTATGAGGTGGCCATTGAATCCTCAGAATGTAGATGTTGGAAGTCTTGAAGATTGTGAATCAGCCTGTTTGAACAATTGCTCTTGTACCGCTTACTCATTTGGTGGTGGATGTTCCGTGTGGTACAGGGATTTGATCAATCTACAGGGGCAATACAATGGACCGAAGGGAGGAACCCTTTACCTTCGGCTGGCTGCTTCGGAGCTGCCGGATCCCACAAGCAAGAAGCGAACGGTATCCGGGGACGTCGCCGGTGTGGTTGCAGGCTTGTTTGTTTGCGTGGTTATCGTATGGGTGGGGATCTGGAGGCGCCGGAAGAGGCGGATGATTCGAGCAGCGAAAGCAGTGGGGAGAACTCTGGTGCCATTCAGATACAGCGACCTGCAGCATTTCACCAAGAACTTCTCGGAGAAATTGGGAGGAGGAGGTTTTGGCTCGGTGTTCAAGGGATTCTTGCCGGATTCGACCGCCATAGCTGTAAAGAAGCTTGAAGGCCTTTGCCTGCACGGAGAGAAGCAGTTCCGGGCCGAGGTAAGCACGATTGGAACGGTGCAGCATATCAACCTGGTTCACCTTCTTGGGTTTTGCTCCGAAGGCACCAGAAGGTTGCTGGTTTATGAGTTCATGCCAAAGGGTTCTCTGGATGCTCAGCTCTTCCACAACAATTCCATGGTCTTGGACTGGAATAAAAGGTACCAAATTGCTCTTGGAATTGCTAGAGGATTAGCTTATCTCCACGAGAAGTGCAGGGACTGCATCATACACTGTGATATAAAGCCAGAGAACATACTACTCGATGCAGCCTTTGTTCCAAAAGTAGCAGACTTCGGTCTGGCCAAGCTTTTAGGCCGGGATTTCAGCCGTGTACTGACTACGACGAGAGGAACAATAGGCTATCTTGCACCTGAATGGATAACTGGCGTAGCCATCACTGCTAAAGCTGATGTGTACAGCTACGGGATGATGCTTTTCGAAATTATATCTGGCAGGAGAAACTTGGAGCAGACAGAGGAAGGGAAAGCTACATATTTTCCTACATTAGCTGCGAACAGACTCATGCAAGGGGATGTCCAAGGCCTGGTGGATCATAGACTTGGGGATGATGTGAATATTGAAGAGCTCGAAACAGCTTGTAAAATTGCTTGTTGGTGCGTTCAGGATGATGAAAGTTCCAGGCCAACGATGGGACATGTTGTTCAAATTTTAGAGGGCTTTCACGAAATTAACGTGCCTCCTATTCCAAGATCACTTCAAATTCTTGTGGAAGGCCTGGAGAACATAAATTTCTCCTCAGACATGCCGATTACCACCTCTACCGTTTCTCAAGTTAGAAGCGCAGCACCAAGGAGTTCTAGTGTATGA
- the LOC105049742 gene encoding G-type lectin S-receptor-like serine/threonine-protein kinase At2g19130 → MALPKTSSPFSLPSFSLLLFILFLALQTPLSFSSDTISANSSISGDRQLTSKGGNFVLGFFSPANSSKKYYIGIWYKKVSKQTPVWVANRETPVSDHTKSELKLSDNGNLVLLNESKAQIWSTNLHISASYTVAVLQDSGNLKLTDGSKSSSILWQSIDHPTDTWLPGGKLGLNKVTKRDQRLISWKSSADPAPGIFSLELDPNGTSQYFIQWNKSVSYWSSGTWNGQIFSGVPEMNQNYNYDFTYVNNRNESYFIYSVKYDSVISRFIMDRSGRIQQLTWMEDLQDWILFWSQPRAQCEVYSLCGPFGSCNENGLPFCKCVKGFAARNQTEWDLEDRRGGCVRNTPLQCSSNSSANVEKDKFYKMDGMRLPKNPQNQLYVASAEECASACLNNCSCTAYSFGAGCSVWYGDLINLQEQYNGSDAGTLYLRLAASELPDSTSKKGTVAGAVAGGVAGLVVCVVIIWVLNWMRRKRQMIHAVQAVGRTLVPFRYSDLQHFTKNFSEKLGGGGFGLVFKGFLPDSTAIAVKKLEGLRLHGEKQFRAEVSTIGTVQHVNLVRLLGFCSEGTGRLLVYEFMPKGSLDVQLFHDNSVVLDWNKRYQIALGIARGLAYLHEKCRDCIIHCDIKPENILLDASFVPKVADFGLAKLLGREFSRVLTTMRGTRGYLAPEWITGVAITAKADVYSYGMMLLEIISGRRNSEQTEEGKATFFPTLAANRLVQGDVQSLVDHRLGDDVNIEELERACKIACWCIQDDESSRPTMGQVVQILEGFQEINMPPIPRSLQILVESPENINFFSELSSNQGSQARSTTSTGSQVKSAASRSSNV, encoded by the coding sequence ATGGCTCTTCCCAAAACTTCGTCCCCCTTTTCTCTtccttccttctctctcctcCTGTTCATCCTCTTCTTAGCTCTCCAAACCCCTCTATCCTTCTCATCTGACACCATCTCTGCCAACTCCTCCATCTCAGGAGACCGGCAGCTAACCTCCAAAGGAGGCAACTTTGTTCTGGGCTTCTTCTCTCCAGCCAACTCCTCCAAAAAATATTACATAGGCATCTGGTACAAAAAAGTCTCAAAGCAAACCCCCGTCTGGGTAGCCAACAGAGAAACCCCTGTCTCAGACCACACCAAATCCGAGCTCAAGCTCTCTGACAATGGAAACTTGGTCCTCCTCAACGAGTCCAAAGCCCAGATCTGGTCCACCAATCTCCACATCTCTGCCAGCTACACTGTAGCGGTTCTCCAGGACTCTGGAAACCTTAAGCTTACAGATGGCTCCAAGTCCTCCAGCATCTTGTGGCAGAGCATCGACCACCCCACCGATACGTGGCTTCCCGGAGGAAAGCTCGGCCTGAACAAGGTGACCAAAAGGGACCAGCGCCTTATCTCCTGGAAGAGCTCGGCTGACCCAGCTCCTGGGATCTTCTCCCTTGAGCTCGACCCCAATGGAACCAGCCAGTACTTCATTCAATGGAATAAGTCTGTCTCGTACTGGTCTAGTGGGACTTGGAATGGACAAATCTTTAGTGGTGTGCCGGAGATGAACCAGAACTATAACTACGACTTCACTTACGTGAACAACAGAAACGAGAGCTACTTCATTTATTCTGTTAAATATGATTCGGTCATCTCGAGGTTTATAATGGATCGGTCGGGGCGGATCCAGCAGTTGACGTGGATGGAAGATCTCCAGGACTGGATACTGTTCTGGTCCCAGCCGAGAGCGCAGTGCGAAGTGTATTCTCTCTGCGGGCCGTTCGGGAGCTGCAACGAGAACGGCCTTCCATTCTGCAAATGCGTCAAGGGTTTTGCGGCGCGGAACCAGACCGAATGGGATTTGGAGGATCGAAGAGGGGGTTGCGTGAGGAACACTCCATTGCAGTGCAGCAGCAACAGCTCAGCAAATGTCGAGAAAGATAAGTTTTATAAGATGGATGGTATGAGATTGCCAAAGAATCCTCAGAATCAGTTATATGTTGCAAGTGCTGAAGAGTGTGCATCAGCCTGTTTGAACAATTGCTCTTGTACTGCTTACTCATTTGGTGCTGGATGTTCCGTGTGGTACGGGGATTTGATCAATCTACAAGAGCAATACAATGGATCGGATGCAGGAACCCTTTACCTTCGGCTGGCTGCTTCGGAGCTGCCGGATTCCACAAGCAAGAAGGGAACGGTCGCCGGGGCCGTCGCCGGTGGGGTTGCCGGCTTGGTAGTTTGTGTGGTTATCATATGGGTGCTGAACTGGATGCGCCGGAAGAGGCAGATGATTCATGCTGTGCAAGCAGTGGGGAGAACTCTGGTGCCATTCAGATACAGTGACTTGCAGCATTTCACGAAGAACTTCTCGGAGAAATTGGGAGGAGGAGGTTTTGGTTTGGTGTTCAAGGGGTTCTTGCCAGATTCGACCGCCATAGCTGTAAAGAAGCTTGAAGGCCTTCGCCTGCATGGAGAGAAGCAGTTCCGGGCCGAGGTGAGCACGATTGGAACGGTGCAGCATGTCAACCTGGTTCGGCTTCTTGGGTTTTGCTCCGAAGGCACCGGAAGGTTGCTGGTTTATGAGTTCATGCCGAAGGGTTCTCTGGATGTTCAGCTCTTCCACGACAATTCCGTGGTCTTGGACTGGAATAAAAGGTACCAAATTGCTCTTGGAATTGCTAGAGGGTTAGCTTATCTCCACGAGAAGTGCAGGGACTGCATCATACACTGTGATATAAAGCCAGAGAACATACTGCTGGATGCGTCCTTTGTTCCAAAAGTGGCAGACTTCGGTCTGGCAAAGCTTTTAGGTCGGGAGTTCAGCCGAGTACTGACTACCATGAGAGGAACAAGAGGCTATCTTGCACCTGAATGGATAACTGGTGTAGCCATCACTGCCAAAGCTGATGTCTACAGCTACGGGATGATGCTTTTGGAAATTATATCTGGCAGGAGAAACTCGGAGCAGACAGAGGAAGGGAAAGCAACATTTTTTCCTACATTAGCCGCGAACAGACTCGTGCAAGGGGATGTCCAAAGCTTGGTGGATCATAGACTGGGGGATGATGTGAATATTGAAGAGCTCGAAAGAGCTTGTAAAATTGCTTGTTGGtgcattcaagatgatgaaagtTCCAGGCCAACGATGGGACAGGTGGTTCAAATTTTAGAGGGCTTTCAAGAAATCAACATGCCTCCTATTCCAAGATCACTTCAAATTCTTGTGGAAAGCCCGGAGAACATAAACTTCTTCTCAGAGTTGTCATCGAATCAAGGTTCCCAAGCACGGAGCACCACCTCTACCGGCTCTCAAGTTAAAAGTGCAGCATCAAGGAGTTCTAATGTATGA